A region from the Mustela erminea isolate mMusErm1 chromosome 10, mMusErm1.Pri, whole genome shotgun sequence genome encodes:
- the RSPO1 gene encoding R-spondin-1 produces the protein MRLGLCVVVLVLSWMHLAAGSRGIKGKRQRRISAEGSQACAKGCELCSEVNGCLKCSPKLFILLERNDIRQVGVCLPSCPPGYFDARNPDMNKCIKCKIEHCEACFSHNFCTKCKESLYLHKGRCYPACPEGSAAANGTMECSSPAQCEMSEWSPWGPCSKKKRLCGFRRGSEERTRRVLHAPGGDHTICSDTKETRRCTVRRTPCPEGQKRRKGGQGRRENANRNPSRKESKEAGAGSRRRKGHQQPQHQGTVGPVTPAGPT, from the exons ATGCGGCTTGGGCTGTGTGTGGTGGTCCTGGTTCTGAGCTGGATGCATCTCGCTGCCGGCAGCCGGGGGATCaagggcaagaggcagaggcGGA TCAGTGCGGAGGGGAGCCAGGCCTGTGCCAAAGGTTGTGAGCTCTGCTCTGAGGTCAACGGCTGCCTGAAGTGCTCGCCCAAGCTGTTCATCCTGCTGGAGAGGAACGACATTCGCCAGGTGGGCGTCTGCTTGCCTTCCTGCCCCCCGGGATACTTCGATGCCCGCAACCCCGACATGAACAAGTGCATCA AGTGCAAGATTGAGCACTGTGAGGCCTGCTTCAGCCACAACTTCTGCACCAAGTGTAAGGAAAGCTTGTACCTGCATAAGGGCCGTTGCTATCCGGCCTGTCCTGAGGGCTCGGCGGCCGCCAACGGCACCATGGAGTGCAGCAGTCCTG CGCAATGTGAAATGAGTGAGTGGTCCCCATGGGGGCCGTGCTCTAAGAAGAAGAGGCTCTGTGGCTTTCGGAGGGGCTCCGAGGAGCGGACTCGGAGGGTGCTCCATGCCCCTGGGGGGGACCACACTATCTGCTCGGACACCAAGGAGACCCGCAGGTGCACAGTGCGGAGGACACCCTGTCCAGAGG ggcagaagaggaggaaagggggccAGGGCCGGCGGGAGAACGCCAACAGGAACCCGAGCAGGAAGGAGAGCAAGGAGGCGGGCGCCGGCTCTCGGAGACGCAAGGGCCACCAACAGCCGCAGCACCAAGGAACAGTGGGGCCGGTCACGCCTGCGGGGCCCACCTAG